A segment of the Azospirillum lipoferum 4B genome:
AGCCCAGGAGCTGGCTGAAGAGAACACAGATCGTCAGCACCACGAGGCTTGCCGTGCCGGCCCAAGCCCAGGCGAACTGGAATTTGGTCGGCAGCAGTTCGCGCTCGAAATCGGAGGTGAAGTTGTCCTTGACCGCCTCGATGGTCAGCCAGAACAGCACCGGCGAGAAAACCGGCCGTCGCGACAGAGCCGTGCCGCATGCAGGCTTACGGGCACCCAGGTCGGGACTGCGGCTCCAGCCGGATCAGACGCGATCCTTCACCGCCCCGATCAGGAACTCCTTGTTGCCTTCCGGCCCGGTGATCGGGCTTTCGGTGATGTCCAGCACCCGCCAGCCCGGCCGTGCGTCCAGCCAGGCGCGGATGCGGTCGCAGACTTCCCGATGCAGCTCCGGTTCGCGCACCACGCCGCCCTTGCCGACGCGGCCCTTGCCGACCTCGAACTGCGGCTTGATCAGCGCCACCAGCCGCCCGCCGGGCACCACCAGATCCAACGCCGCCGGCAACACGATTTCCAACCCGATGAAGCTGGCGTCGCACACGACGAGGTCGACCGGGTCGGGGATTTCGGCAATGGTCAGATGGCGCGCGTTGGTCTTCTCCAGCACCACCACGCGCGCGTCGTTGCGCAGCTTCCAGGCCAGCTGTCCATGCCCGACATCGACGGCATAGACCTTGGCGGCGCCGCGGGTCAGCAGCACATCGGTGAAGCCGCCGGTGGAGGCGCCGACATCGACCGCGGTCAGGCCGTCCGGATCGATGGCAAAGACGTCCAGCCCCTTCACCAGCTTCAGCCCACCCCGCGACACCCAGGGATGATCCTGCCCCTTGACCGCCAGCGGTGCCTCCGCCGCGATCAGGTCGCCG
Coding sequences within it:
- a CDS encoding TlyA family RNA methyltransferase, giving the protein MARIRADVALVERGLAESRAKAQALILAGLVYSDTKRIDKAGDLIAAEAPLAVKGQDHPWVSRGGLKLVKGLDVFAIDPDGLTAVDVGASTGGFTDVLLTRGAAKVYAVDVGHGQLAWKLRNDARVVVLEKTNARHLTIAEIPDPVDLVVCDASFIGLEIVLPAALDLVVPGGRLVALIKPQFEVGKGRVGKGGVVREPELHREVCDRIRAWLDARPGWRVLDITESPITGPEGNKEFLIGAVKDRV